Below is a window of Streptomyces genisteinicus DNA.
CCTCGGCCTGCACCATCACCAGGGTGCGTTCGATCGTCGGGAAGCGGTCCAGCATGTGCAGCAGGACCGGGACGGCCACGTTGTACGGCAGGTTCGCGACCAGCGCGGTCGGCGCCGGGCCGGGCAGTTCCTGGACGTGCATGGCGTCGGAGTGGACGAGCGAGAACCGCTCCGCCCGCCCGGGCAGGCGCGCCGCGACGGTGGCGGGGAGCGCGGCGGCGAGCACGTCGTCGATCTCGACCGCGACGACCCGGTCGGCGGCCTCCAGCAGCGCGAGGGTCAGCGAGCCGAGTCCGGGGCCGACCTCGACGACCACGTCGTCGGGTGCGACGGCGGCGGTGCGCACGATCCGGCGGACCGTGTTGGCGTCGATGACGAAGTTCTGGCCGCGCTGCTTGGTGGGGCGTACCCCCAGCGCGGCGGCCAGTTCGCGGATGTCGGCGGGGCCGAGGAGTGCGTCGGGATCAGTGGTGCTCACCGCTACAGCCTACGGCCGCACCACTGCAGCCTACGGCCGCGCCGCTACAGCCTGCGGCCGCAGTGGGGCCAGGGACTCGCCCCCCGCTGCACGTAGAGCTTCTTCGCCCGGTACGTCTGCTCCGCCGCGGGCGCGTCCTCCGGGCGGCCGCTGCCGCCCAGCGAGCGCCAGGTGCCGGCGTCGAACTGGTAGAGCCCGCCGTAGGTCCCCGAGGGGTCGACGGCGCCCGGCCGGCCGCCGGACTCGCACTGCGCGAGGGCGCCCCAGTCCAGCCCGTCGGCCCCCGCGACCGAGTCCGGCGGCCTGCGGGTGCCGACCCTGATCCGTTCGGTGACGGGCTCGCGCACGATCTCCTCGTAGAGTCTGCGGGGTTTCTGCCGGACCCCGTTGACGGTGCGCAGGGCGTACGTGACCCGGCGGATCCCGGGTACGCCCTGCTGGTCGACGACCTCGGTGCCGGCGAACAGCGAGGCGTCCCGGGTGCGCTCGACGGCGTGGGGGACGGGCTCGTCCGTGGTCCGGCGGCCGTCGGTGACACGCAGCACGGTGATCGTCTGGCCGTCGCGGGGGAAGCTGTCCGGCGGCACGGACGTCGTGTCCTGCCCGCGCAGCGTGATGCCGGCGCCCGCGAGGGCCTCCCGCACGGTGGGGGCGTTGGTGCGGACGGTGTGCTCGCGGCCGTCGGCCATGAAGGTCACCGAGCGTTCGGTGCGCATGTCCACGGTGAGGCCGGTGCGGCCGATGGCCGTCGAACGGGAGACGGACAGGTAGGCGCCCGTCGCCCGTACGCCGAGTTGCCGCAGCGCCCCGTCGACGGTCTCCGCGGTCGTCCACACCGTGCGCCGGTGGCCGTCGAGGGTGAGGACGAGGGGGCGTCCGTGGCGGACGACGATCTCGTCGCCGCTGTCGAGGCCGGTGTGCGGACCGGGGGCGACGACGTCGTGCGGGCCGATGCGCACGTCCTCGTCGTCGAGGAGTTCCGCGACGTCGTCGGCGAAGGTGTGCAGGGTGCGGGGCTCGCCGTCGACGGTGAGCCGCACCGCCTTGTCGGCGCCGACGAACGCGGCGGTCCCGCCGGCGAGGAAGGCGACGACCAGGGCCCGCGGCACGAGCCGGCGCAGGTTCTCCGCGCTGGGCGCGGTCCTGCGCCGCCGGGCGGCCCTGCGCGCCTGGGCGCGTCCGCCGGTCGCGGCGGCCGGGGCGCCCGGCCGGGGCAGGGCCGGGCCCGTGGCGCCGGCGCCCTTCATATCGACGTACGGCAGCGTCGGCGCGTACGCCTGGGCGAGGCGGGCGTCGACGACGGTGGGCGGCGGCCCGGGGGCCGTGCGGCGGCCGGGCCGGGCGCCGGCCGCGTCGGGTGCCGGGCCCGGGGCCGGGACGGCCGGGGGGAGCAGGGTGCCGGCGAGGATCGTGTCGGCGAGGCGGGTGTCCACGACGGTCGGCGCCCGGCCCCCGCCCGGCCCGCTCCGGTGGACCGCGTCGTACAGGACGCCGTGTCCGCTCTCCCGCGCACCGCCCGCGTCGGCGGCACGGTGACTGCCCTGCGCTCTGCTCACGACGCTCCGCCGGCCGATCGGACACCCAGTGGGCACCGGACAGTAGCGGAGCGGCGGCCACTCTCCCAAGCCGGACGGTCACCCAGCGTGGCGTGGCGGCCGGAAGGTCGCCCGATCCGGTCAGTACCCGAAAGCGCGCGCGGTGTTGGCGGCGATCGCTGCCGCCAGGGTGTCCTCGTCGACGCCTCTGACCACGGCCATGGCGCGGAGCGTCACGGGGATCAGATAGGGCGCGTTCGGCCGGCCCCGGTAGGGGGCGGGGGTCAGGAAGGGGGCGTCGGTCTCGACGAGGACCAGTTCCGCGGGGGCGACGGCGAGCGCGTCGCGCAGCGGCTGCGCGTTCTTGAAGGTCACGTTGCCGGCGAAGGACATGAAATACCCCTTGGCCGCACAGATCTCCGCCATTTCCGCGTCACCGGAATAGCAGTGGAACACCGTGCGTTCCGGTGCGCCCTCCTCGTCGAGAATGCGCAGCACGTCCGCGTGCGCCTCCCGGTCGTGGATCACCAGTGCTTTTCCGCGGCGTTTGGCGATCTCGATATGGGCGCGGAAGGACCGCTCCTGCGCGGCCATTCCCTCTGGCCCGGTGCGGAACGTGTCGAGCCCGGTCTCCCCGACCGCCTTGACCTCGTCGAGCGCGGCGAGCCGGTCGATCTCGGCGAGCGCGTCGTCGAGGGCGGCGTCGCCGCCGGCCTCCCGGGCGCCCTGGCGCGACCAGCCGTCGGGGTCGCCGAGCACGATCCGCGGGGCCTCGTTGGGGTGCAGGGCGACCGCCGCGTGCACCTGCGGGTGCGCGGCGGCGGTCTCGGCGGCCCAGCGGGAGCCCGACAGGTCGCAGCCCACCTGGACGACGGTGGTGACACCGACGGCGGCGGCCCGTGCGAGGGCCTCCTCGACGGTGCCCTCCTGCATGTCCAGGTGGGTGTGCGAATCGGCGACCGCCACCCCGAGCGGTTCGGGCAGCGGCGGGGGTGCGGACTTCGAGCTCATGGGCGCGATCCTACGAGGCGCCCCGGGCTCCGCTCACCTGCGGTGGTGGAAAGGGCGCAGCAGGTCGGACAGGTGCCAGTGGTGCGGCTCGGACGGCGTCGCGTCCGACCGCGTCGAGCCCCCGGTCGCGGCGTCGCCGTCGCCCGCGCCCTCGTGGGACGCGCCACCCCCGGACTTCCTGCGGTGGCGTCCGTGCGCGGAGGCCTGTGCCATCAGGCCGAGCACCGAGGAGACCTGTCCGGCGCGCATGATCCGCACGACGTGGCCGCCGCAGTTGAGGCAGGTCGGGCTCGACAACGGGGACGGGACCCGCTTCCCGTCGGCCGTGTAGACGACGAATTCCCCGCCGTGGTTGTCGGTGTGGTGCTCGATCTCGTAGGACTGCTCCCAGCCGTACCCGCAGCGCATGCAGGCGAAGGCGTACGCCTCATGGACTTTCGCGGCGTCGGTGATCTCACTCATGCCAGCTCCTCTCCACCGATTTCCAGTGGACGCCCGTTTCGGCGGGAGCGCATCAGCGCGGGTCGATAAATGGTGCGGCCTTGGGCATTCCCATGCACAAACGGGCCGGGACGCGGTCTGCCCTTTGCCTTTTCACGACAGGGCTTTACCGAGGCGCCGTCCCTCCGCGGATCCGAGCCCCGTCCCGCGCTTCCCCGCCCGCCCCGCGTGCCCCGCCCGCCCCGTCGGCGGCCCCGCACCGAAGCGCCGCGTGCCCCGGCCACCGGCCCCGCACCGGGGCCCCGTCGCGCGCCGTCACGCGCCCGCGGCGCCGCCCGCCCGCTCGGCGTTCTTCGCCGCGACGACCGCGTCGAAGACCTCGCGCTTGGGCAGGCCGGTGTCGGCGGCGACCGCCGCGATGGCCTCCTTGCGCCGCTCGCCCGCCTCCTCGCGCACCCGCACCCTGCGCACCAGCTCGTCGGCGTCGAGTTCGGCGGGGCCGGCTTCGGGCGCGCCCTCGACGACGACGGTGATCTCCCCCCGCACTCCCTCGGCCGCCCAGCGGGCGAGGTCGCCGAGACCGCCCCGCTTGACCTCCTCGTAGGTCTTGGTCAACTCGCGGCAGACGGCGGCGCGCCGGTCGGCGCCGAAGACCTCGGCCATCGCGGCGAGGGTGTCGTCGAGCCGGTGCGGGGCCTCGAAGTACACGAGCGTGCGGCGCTCCTGTCCGGCCTCGCGCAGCCGGGCGAGACGCTCGCCGGCCTTGCGGGGCAGGAACCCCTCGAAGCAGAAGCGGTCGACGGGGAGCCCGGAGAGCGCGAGCGCGGTGAGCACGGCGGAGGGACCGGGGACGGCCGTGACCCTGATGTCCTGCTCGACGGCGGCCGCGACGAGCCGGTAGCCGGGGTCGGACACGGACGGCATCCCGGCGTCGGTGACCAGCAGCACCCGGGCCCCGCCGGCGAGCGCCTCGACGAGTTCGGGCGTGCGCGCGGTCTCGTTGCCCTCGAAGTAGGACACGACGCGCCCGCCGATGTGCACACCGAGGGCCTGGGTGAGCCGGCGCAGCCGCCGGGTGTCCTCGGCGGCGACGATGTCGGCGTCCGCCAGCTCGGCGGCGAGCCGGGGCGGCGCGTCCGCGACGTCGCCGATGGGGGTGCCTGCGAGGACGAGCGTTCCGGGTGTTCCAGTCACAATCCCCATCCTCCCAGGACGGGAGGCACCACTCGCACAGCCGTGTTCCCTACGATGGCGCGGTGACCAGTACCGCGCCTCCCACCTACGAGGGCTCCGAGGGCAAGGAAGCCCCGCAGCCGCCCGGCCGGCTCCAGCGCCTGCGCCGGTTCGGCTACACGCCCCGGCCGGTGATCGGCCTGCGCGAACGCCTCGTGCCTCCGTACACGCGTCCCTCCGGCGGACTGTGGCCGGTGCTCGGCATCAGGCGCGCCGACGCGGACGTCCTGCTGCGGCTCTCCGCCTGGGCCGGTCCGCTGCTCGTCGCGCTCGTCGCGGGGCTGCTGCGGTTCTGGAACCTGGGCAGGCCGCACGCGGTGATATTCGACGAGACGTACTACGCCAAGGACGCCTGGGCGCTCATCAACCAGGGCTACGAGGGCAGTTGGCCGAAGGACGTCGACAAGCGGATCCTCCAGGACGCCTCGGCCGTGGCGGCGCCCGTCGATCCGGGCTACGTGGTGCACCCGCCGGTCGGCAAGTGGATCATCGGCATCGGCGAGAAGCTGTTCGACTTCACGCCGTTCGGCTGGCGCTTCATGGTGGCCGTGCTCGGCACCCTGTCGGTGCTGATGCTGTGCCGCATCGGCCGCCGGCTGTTCCGCTCCACGTTCCTCGGGTGCCTCGCCGGGCTGCTGCTGGCCGTGGACGGGCTCCACTTCGTGATGAGCCGCACCGCGCTGCTCGACCTGGTGCTGATGTTCTTCGTCCTGGCCGCCTTCGGGGCGCTGCTCCTGGACCGCGACTGGACCCGGCGGCGCATGGCCGCGGCACTGCCGGAGGATCCGGAAGGGGTGCTGCGGCCCGACGCGGGGATCGCGGCGACGCTGCGCTTCGGCTGGCGCCCGTGGCGGCTGACGGCGGGCGTGCTGCTGGGCCTGGCGGCGGGCACCAAGTGGAACGGCCTGTACGTGATGGCCGCGTTCTGCGTGATGAGCGTCCTGTGGGACGTCGGCACCCGGCGCACCGCGGGCGCGGTCCGGCCGTACTCGGCGGTGCTGAGGCGGGACCTGTTCCCCGCGTTCGTCTCCACGGTCCCCGTCGCGATCGCCACCTACGTGGCGTCGTGGACGGGCTGGATCGTCACCGGCAAGGGCTACCACCGCCAGTGGGCGAGCACCGGCGCCGGGCAGGACAGCGCGTGGGGCTGGCTGTTCCCGGACTGGTGGCGCAGCCTGTGGCACTACGAGTCGCAGGTCTACACGTTCCACGTGGGGCTCACGGACGGGCACACGTACGAGTCGAACCCATGGAGCTGGCTGGTGGTCGGCCGGCCGGTCTCGTACTTCTACGAGGACCCGTCCGCGGGCACCGGCGGCTGCCCGGCGGGCACGGCCGACAAGTGCGCCGCCGAGGTGCTGGCGCTCGGCACCCCGCTGCTGTGGTGGGCCGCCTGCTTCGCCCTGCTCTACGTGGCGTGGCGGTGGCTGTTCCGCCGCGACTGGCGGGCGGGCGCCATCCTCTGCGCCTTCCTGGCGGGCTGGCTCCCGTGGCTGCACTACCAGGAGCGCACGATCTTCCTCTTCTACGCGGTCGTGTTCGTGCCGTTCCTCTGCCTGGCCGTCGCCATGATGATCGGCGCGATCCTCGGCCCGCCCGGCTCCGACGAACGCCGCCGCGCGGTGGGCGCGATCGGCGCGGGGGTGCTGGTGCTCCTGATCGTGTGGAACTTCATCTACTTCTATCCGATCTACACCGGGCAGCCGATCCCGATGGAGGAGTGGCGCAACCGGATGTGGCTCGACACCTGGGTGTAGCGCGCCCGCGGCGCGGGGCCCGGCACCGGTGAGGTGCCGGGCCCCGCGCCGTCGTCCGGGGCCGCGGGCCCGGACGGCACTGCCCGGGCCGGTGCTCGGGCCGTGCCGAGGCCGTGCTCAGGCCTTGGCGGCGCAGATGGTGTCGTAGGGGCGGCCGATGGCCATCAGCAGCTCCATCGGCTCGGTGGTGCCCGCCGGGCAGCTCTCCTTGCCCTTGACGAGGTCGAGCACCTTGTAGGTGCCCGCACCGCCGGAGGCGCAGGCGACCTCCTGGGCGGTCGAGGTGACGCAGTCGCCCTTGACCAGCTGGCCGCCGCCGGCGCCCGCGTCGCCGGGGTGCTCGCCGGACAGGTTGCGGCCGCAGACCGTGTTGGTCGGGATGCCGCCGCCCTTGTTCGAGGAACCGTAGGAGATGGAGACCTGGATGATCAGGTCGGTGCCGGCCGGGCACTGGACCGAGTCGGGCAGGATGCTCGCGTCCTGGATCTCCAGCGCCTTGAAGGTCGCGCCGGAGTCGTCGCAGTCGAAGGCCCGGTAGCCGTCGGGACGGTTCTCGGGGTCCGGGCCGCCGCAGTCGCCCACCTTCCAGGAGCCGCCCTGCCCGTCGGAGGCGGAGGACGAGGACGAGGAGGGCCGGGACGACGAGGAGTCGTCGTCGCCGAAGATCTGCGAGGCCGCGAAGCCGAGGCCGAGGATCACCGCGAGGGACACCAGCCCCTGGAGGCACCCTCCGGAGCGCCGCCGGGGCTGCGGCGGCTGCGGCTGCGGCGGGTGCTGGGCGTAGGGGTTGCTCATACCGGTCTCCTCGTCGGGGCGGGAGCGCGGCGCCGGGCCGCGCACGCTCGGGGACGCGGCATGGACACCTCATGGTTCCGGCGCGTCGGGGACGGGGGCCGGCGCGGTCTCCGGAGCCGGGAGTGCGAAGCCGGGGCCCGGGCCCGGCCGGCGGTCCCGGTGCGGACGGCGGGATCGCTCCCGAGGCCCGGTCGCGGTCGGGTAAAGACCCGGCCGCGCGCCACTCACGTCCCGTAGGGTGCACCTGACTCGCGCATTTGAACACGTTCATGGAAAGCGCGTGCACTCTGGGGAGGGGGCTGCGGTCATGCGCAGCGGTGCGAAAGTGGCGGTCGTCGGCGGTGTGTTCGCCGTCGTGGCGACGGGTGTGGGGTACGGGGGCTGGAACCTCTGGAACGGGATCACGGGCGGCGACGACGGGGGCGGCGGCGTCTCCACGCAGTCCGCGCCCAAGAAGACCGGTCCGCCCGACGCGGAGGAGATCGAGAAGACGGCCGCGGACTTCCTGGCGGCCTGGGCGTCGGGCGAGGGGGCGACCGCCGCCCAGCTCACCAACAACGCGGCGGTCGCGGAGCCGCTGATCACCGGCTACAGCGCGTCGGCCCATGTCACGAAGGCCGTGATCGAGCCGGGCGAGGCGGTGGGCGCGAAGGTGCCGTTCACCGTGAAGGCGACTGTGGAGTACGCGGGGGTGTCCAAGCCCTGGTCGTACTCCTCGTCGCTGACCGTCGTCCGGGGACTCACCACGGGCCGGCCGCTGGTGGACTGGCAGCCGACCGTCGTGCACCCCGAACTCACCGAGGGCGCCTCGCTGGTGACCTCCGAGGCGTCCGCCCCGCCGATCAGGGCGGTGGACAAGGACGGCGTCGAGCTGACCGAGGAGAAGTTCCCCTCGCTGAAGGGCGTCCTCGCCGAACTGCGGCAGAAGTACGGCGCGAAGGCCGGCGGCGTCGCCGGGGTGGAGCTGGCGATCACCTCGGCCGACAGGACGGTGCCCGACAAGAACCTGCTCACCCTGACGAAGGGCAAGGAGGGGACGCTGAAGACCTACCTGGACGCGGGGGTCCAGGCCGCCGCCGAGAAGGCGGTCAAGCGGTACGGCAAGGCGTCCGTGGTCGCGGTCGAGCCGAGCACCGGCTACATCCGGGCGGTGGCCAACAATCCGGCCCAGGGCTTCAACACGGCCTTCGGCGGCGCCCAGGCGCCCGGCTCCACGATGAAGATCGTCACGGCCGCGATGATGCTCGACAAGGGGCTGGTCAGCGGCCCCGGCTCCAAGGTCGAGTGCCCGCCGACCATCACCTGGGAGCGCGAGTTCCACAACCTGAAGGACTTCGACCTCGGGACCACCACCTTCCAGAAGGCCTTCGCCCACTCCTGCAACACCACCTTCATCAAGCCGGTCAAGCCCCTGGGGACCGGTGCGGGCACGGCCCTCGGCGAGACGGCGAAGAAGTACTTCGGCATCGGCGAGGAGTGGCAGACCGGGGTCAAGACCTGGGACGGCTCGGTCCCGGCGTCCTCGGGCGCGGAGACGGCGGCCTCCTACATCGGCCAGGGCAAGATCCAGATGAACGCGCTCAACATGGCCTCCATCGCCGCCACCGTGAAGGGCGGCGCCTTCCGGCAGCCGCTGATCGTCCCGCAGTCGCTCGACGACCGCCCCCTGGCCCCCACCCGTCAGCTCCCCGGCGGCATGGCCGCCACCCTGCGGCAGCTCATGGCCGCCGCCGCGACCGGCGAGGGCACCGGAGCGCGGGCGATGGCCCCGGTCGGCGGCAGCAAGGGCGCCAAGACCGGCTCGGCGGAGGTCGACGGCCAGGGCTCGTCCAACGCCTGGTTCACCGCCTACGCCGGGGACCTCGCGGCGGCCGCCGTGGTGGACTCCGGCGGTCACGGCGGCGACTCCGGCGGCGACGTCGTGGCGCGCGTCCTCAACGCCCGCTGAGACGCGGCCCGCACGGACCACCGGCCCGGACCGGACCACCGGATCGGGCGGCCGGCCGCAGTGCCCCGCGGCGGCCCTGCGCTGACGGGAGGCCGCGGCGCCCGCGGGGCGGTCCGGTCCGGGCCGCCCCGCGGGCGCCGGGCGGACGACCGCACACCGAAACAGGTTCGCGTGGCCCGTACACCTACCGCTAGCGTGCGGGCCATGAGCACCCACGACACCGCCGACGCCCACCCCCGCTTCGCCGACGCCCTGCGCGAGCTCGGTCTCACCGTGCCGGTACGCCGGTTCCCGGACGCCACCCGCACCGCCCAGCAGGCCGCCGACGCGATCGGCTGCGAGGTCGCCGAGATCGTCAAGTCGCTGGTGTTCGAGGCCCGGGGAGCGGACCCCGAGGGCGCGGGCGAGCCGGTGGTCGTCCTGGTCGACGGCTCCTCCCGGGTCGACGTCGAACGCGTCCGCGCCGAGCTGGGCGCCGCCTCCGTGAAGCGGGCCGGCGCGGACACGGTCCGCGCGACCACCGGATACGCGATCGG
It encodes the following:
- the rsmA gene encoding 16S rRNA (adenine(1518)-N(6)/adenine(1519)-N(6))-dimethyltransferase RsmA; this translates as MSTTDPDALLGPADIRELAAALGVRPTKQRGQNFVIDANTVRRIVRTAAVAPDDVVVEVGPGLGSLTLALLEAADRVVAVEIDDVLAAALPATVAARLPGRAERFSLVHSDAMHVQELPGPAPTALVANLPYNVAVPVLLHMLDRFPTIERTLVMVQAEVADRLAAVPGNKVYGVPSVKANWYADVKRAGSIGRNVFWPAPNVDSGLVSLVRRTSPVETTATKADVFAVVDAAFAQRRKTLRAALAGWAGSPAAAEAALVAAGVSPQARGESLTVEQFARIAEARQ
- a CDS encoding resuscitation-promoting factor, with the translated sequence MKGAGATGPALPRPGAPAAATGGRAQARRAARRRRTAPSAENLRRLVPRALVVAFLAGGTAAFVGADKAVRLTVDGEPRTLHTFADDVAELLDDEDVRIGPHDVVAPGPHTGLDSGDEIVVRHGRPLVLTLDGHRRTVWTTAETVDGALRQLGVRATGAYLSVSRSTAIGRTGLTVDMRTERSVTFMADGREHTVRTNAPTVREALAGAGITLRGQDTTSVPPDSFPRDGQTITVLRVTDGRRTTDEPVPHAVERTRDASLFAGTEVVDQQGVPGIRRVTYALRTVNGVRQKPRRLYEEIVREPVTERIRVGTRRPPDSVAGADGLDWGALAQCESGGRPGAVDPSGTYGGLYQFDAGTWRSLGGSGRPEDAPAAEQTYRAKKLYVQRGASPWPHCGRRL
- a CDS encoding TatD family hydrolase, which encodes MSSKSAPPPLPEPLGVAVADSHTHLDMQEGTVEEALARAAAVGVTTVVQVGCDLSGSRWAAETAAAHPQVHAAVALHPNEAPRIVLGDPDGWSRQGAREAGGDAALDDALAEIDRLAALDEVKAVGETGLDTFRTGPEGMAAQERSFRAHIEIAKRRGKALVIHDREAHADVLRILDEEGAPERTVFHCYSGDAEMAEICAAKGYFMSFAGNVTFKNAQPLRDALAVAPAELVLVETDAPFLTPAPYRGRPNAPYLIPVTLRAMAVVRGVDEDTLAAAIAANTARAFGY
- the rsmI gene encoding 16S rRNA (cytidine(1402)-2'-O)-methyltransferase; this encodes MGIVTGTPGTLVLAGTPIGDVADAPPRLAAELADADIVAAEDTRRLRRLTQALGVHIGGRVVSYFEGNETARTPELVEALAGGARVLLVTDAGMPSVSDPGYRLVAAAVEQDIRVTAVPGPSAVLTALALSGLPVDRFCFEGFLPRKAGERLARLREAGQERRTLVYFEAPHRLDDTLAAMAEVFGADRRAAVCRELTKTYEEVKRGGLGDLARWAAEGVRGEITVVVEGAPEAGPAELDADELVRRVRVREEAGERRKEAIAAVAADTGLPKREVFDAVVAAKNAERAGGAAGA
- a CDS encoding dolichyl-phosphate-mannose--protein mannosyltransferase, with product MTSTAPPTYEGSEGKEAPQPPGRLQRLRRFGYTPRPVIGLRERLVPPYTRPSGGLWPVLGIRRADADVLLRLSAWAGPLLVALVAGLLRFWNLGRPHAVIFDETYYAKDAWALINQGYEGSWPKDVDKRILQDASAVAAPVDPGYVVHPPVGKWIIGIGEKLFDFTPFGWRFMVAVLGTLSVLMLCRIGRRLFRSTFLGCLAGLLLAVDGLHFVMSRTALLDLVLMFFVLAAFGALLLDRDWTRRRMAAALPEDPEGVLRPDAGIAATLRFGWRPWRLTAGVLLGLAAGTKWNGLYVMAAFCVMSVLWDVGTRRTAGAVRPYSAVLRRDLFPAFVSTVPVAIATYVASWTGWIVTGKGYHRQWASTGAGQDSAWGWLFPDWWRSLWHYESQVYTFHVGLTDGHTYESNPWSWLVVGRPVSYFYEDPSAGTGGCPAGTADKCAAEVLALGTPLLWWAACFALLYVAWRWLFRRDWRAGAILCAFLAGWLPWLHYQERTIFLFYAVVFVPFLCLAVAMMIGAILGPPGSDERRRAVGAIGAGVLVLLIVWNFIYFYPIYTGQPIPMEEWRNRMWLDTWV
- a CDS encoding penicillin-binding transpeptidase domain-containing protein; translation: MRSGAKVAVVGGVFAVVATGVGYGGWNLWNGITGGDDGGGGVSTQSAPKKTGPPDAEEIEKTAADFLAAWASGEGATAAQLTNNAAVAEPLITGYSASAHVTKAVIEPGEAVGAKVPFTVKATVEYAGVSKPWSYSSSLTVVRGLTTGRPLVDWQPTVVHPELTEGASLVTSEASAPPIRAVDKDGVELTEEKFPSLKGVLAELRQKYGAKAGGVAGVELAITSADRTVPDKNLLTLTKGKEGTLKTYLDAGVQAAAEKAVKRYGKASVVAVEPSTGYIRAVANNPAQGFNTAFGGAQAPGSTMKIVTAAMMLDKGLVSGPGSKVECPPTITWEREFHNLKDFDLGTTTFQKAFAHSCNTTFIKPVKPLGTGAGTALGETAKKYFGIGEEWQTGVKTWDGSVPASSGAETAASYIGQGKIQMNALNMASIAATVKGGAFRQPLIVPQSLDDRPLAPTRQLPGGMAATLRQLMAAAATGEGTGARAMAPVGGSKGAKTGSAEVDGQGSSNAWFTAYAGDLAAAAVVDSGGHGGDSGGDVVARVLNAR
- a CDS encoding YbaK/EbsC family protein, with the translated sequence MSTHDTADAHPRFADALRELGLTVPVRRFPDATRTAQQAADAIGCEVAEIVKSLVFEARGADPEGAGEPVVVLVDGSSRVDVERVRAELGAASVKRAGADTVRATTGYAIGGVPPFGHLTRSRVLADRGLLDHAVVWAAAGTPHTVFPLDPETLIAHAGATVVDVRERTA